A stretch of the Bacillus sp. B-jedd genome encodes the following:
- a CDS encoding spore germination protein produces MPALIGPVHIQNLSGGIAHFGDSLNVSPKSTSKTFNGAGGSNTGLFIATGSAVSGTNVLDTKLLDQPMTGNK; encoded by the coding sequence ATGCCGGCACTGATTGGACCGGTTCATATTCAAAATCTAAGCGGCGGAATCGCTCATTTTGGTGATTCCCTGAATGTTTCCCCAAAAAGCACATCAAAGACATTCAATGGGGCGGGCGGTTCCAATACAGGTTTGTTCATTGCTACAGGAAGTGCGGTCAGCGGGACGAATGTCCTTGATACTAAACTGCTTGACCAGCCTATGACGGGCAACAAATGA
- a CDS encoding spore germination protein GerPE — MLQRISVVDKIIIKSVLFSSTIEIGDVGRIYGNSRALAVQREAEIFFDEEGDFSQYKVFSEPIFLPPIEENINIFPHQLDPVIRVGTIEVTGLSAASIVQVGSTPAIAMESRIMHIRQLEER; from the coding sequence TTGTTGCAGCGAATCTCAGTTGTTGACAAAATCATTATTAAATCTGTCCTCTTTTCCTCCACCATTGAAATAGGCGATGTTGGAAGGATTTATGGAAATTCCCGGGCCCTTGCTGTGCAACGGGAAGCGGAAATTTTTTTTGATGAGGAAGGGGATTTCAGCCAATATAAAGTTTTTTCCGAACCTATTTTCCTCCCTCCCATAGAGGAGAACATCAACATTTTCCCTCATCAGCTTGATCCTGTCATCCGGGTAGGAACGATTGAAGTAACCGGTCTTTCCGCCGCCTCCATCGTGCAGGTCGGCAGCACCCCGGCGATTGCAATGGAATCACGCATCATGCACATTAGACAGCTGGAGGAGCGCTGA
- the gerPC gene encoding spore germination protein GerPC, with protein MDFYQIIQWMQGQLQLCNQRIEALENQLRCAEEEIEKLKEKPSIQVGTIQYKFDQLKVETLEGTLNIGLNPQDVQGIEDFAIQNGQPGTPMPPMEMMQRSLKMEEAVNEYLESGLPAFISEAGGRIGLKQPETYTSFITNDIKKQLPSRIEAHLKSINPSEADETAMEKAADALKKEIENGVLAFFNNLPGTMKGDPK; from the coding sequence ATGGATTTCTATCAAATCATACAGTGGATGCAAGGGCAACTCCAATTGTGCAACCAGCGGATCGAAGCACTCGAAAACCAGCTCCGCTGTGCGGAAGAGGAGATTGAAAAACTAAAAGAGAAGCCCTCCATCCAGGTTGGGACAATTCAATATAAATTCGACCAATTGAAGGTAGAGACCCTTGAAGGAACCTTAAACATAGGCCTGAATCCACAGGATGTCCAGGGGATCGAAGACTTTGCAATCCAAAATGGCCAGCCAGGCACCCCGATGCCGCCTATGGAGATGATGCAGCGATCCTTGAAAATGGAGGAGGCTGTCAATGAATATTTAGAGTCCGGCCTGCCGGCTTTTATTTCCGAGGCGGGCGGAAGAATCGGCCTGAAGCAGCCCGAAACCTATACTTCCTTCATTACAAATGACATAAAAAAACAGCTTCCCAGCAGGATCGAAGCTCATTTAAAGTCAATTAATCCCAGTGAGGCCGACGAAACAGCAATGGAAAAGGCGGCCGACGCACTTAAAAAGGAAATTGAAAATGGCGTTCTCGCCTTTTTCAATAATCTGCCAGGAACGATGAAAGGAGATCCGAAGTGA
- a CDS encoding spore germination protein GerPB: MNYYIQQTIQINFIKIGGISNSSVFQIGSAGIIKPAAYLFNTGGFTGPAPLAQKPFSLPAPEEGEKLPLSETPAVPL; encoded by the coding sequence GTGAATTATTATATTCAGCAGACAATTCAAATTAATTTCATTAAAATCGGTGGTATTTCGAATTCCTCTGTCTTTCAAATTGGCAGTGCCGGAATCATTAAACCCGCAGCGTATCTTTTCAATACTGGAGGATTTACAGGCCCGGCGCCGTTAGCTCAGAAACCCTTCAGTTTACCTGCTCCGGAAGAGGGCGAAAAACTTCCATTGTCTGAAACCCCGGCAGTTCCTTTGTGA
- a CDS encoding spore germination protein produces MPAIVGAVQVISLGSSAVFNIGDVYSLSPISSAKTFSGAGSFNTGEAIHNLNHISSTNVYDTDGIDQPIAFNV; encoded by the coding sequence ATGCCAGCGATTGTAGGTGCTGTCCAGGTCATATCATTAGGAAGCAGCGCTGTTTTCAATATTGGGGATGTATACAGCTTATCACCTATTTCCAGTGCGAAAACATTTTCAGGAGCGGGTTCCTTCAATACTGGGGAGGCCATTCATAACCTTAACCATATTAGCTCGACAAATGTCTACGATACAGACGGAATCGACCAGCCAATAGCATTTAATGTGTAG
- a CDS encoding DUF418 domain-containing protein, producing MGNGLAPTGGTARIISLDAMRGIAILGIYLVNMLSFHSPYMLINPLEYWNHGIDRYFYIFIDIFAQASFYPLFSMLFGYGLMLMKERSKAKGKNFYPVVIRRLFFLLCIGIVHAFLIWPGDILITYAVIGFLALFFLRLSGKALLATGLLMYIIPNLFLGLLLTAADFSGMNASSVIFSEDEAKNALQVYSSGTFAEITEMRIWEWKESNNKGTIPILVLSILPLFLIGAGLAKLKWLTEVKKHQKKLILFSIIAFGAGLLIKLLPYYGWEGYSAEFLQDFFGGPLLASVYGSLTALAVHNHAGRAGVFASVGRMAMTNYLLQSIVSTFIFYGYGAGLYGSISIVTGTGLAVAIYIAQAAISRFWLKRFHFGPVEWIWRSITYMKFQRMRKGEPA from the coding sequence ATGGGCAATGGCTTGGCGCCGACTGGAGGAACGGCGAGAATTATCTCGCTGGATGCGATGAGAGGCATCGCGATATTGGGAATTTATCTTGTCAACATGCTGTCTTTCCATTCTCCCTACATGCTCATAAATCCTTTGGAATATTGGAATCATGGGATAGACAGATATTTTTATATTTTCATAGATATTTTTGCCCAAGCCAGCTTTTATCCATTGTTTTCGATGCTTTTCGGATACGGTCTTATGCTGATGAAAGAACGTTCCAAGGCCAAAGGCAAAAACTTTTATCCGGTCGTGATAAGAAGACTTTTTTTTCTTTTATGTATCGGAATCGTCCATGCCTTCCTGATTTGGCCAGGGGATATTTTAATAACATATGCGGTGATTGGCTTTCTGGCGTTATTCTTTTTAAGGCTCAGCGGAAAAGCCCTCTTGGCAACCGGATTGCTCATGTATATTATTCCTAACCTCTTTCTTGGGTTATTGTTAACGGCGGCTGACTTTTCCGGGATGAATGCAAGTTCGGTTATATTTAGCGAAGATGAAGCTAAAAACGCCCTGCAGGTCTACAGCAGCGGCACTTTTGCGGAAATTACCGAAATGAGGATATGGGAATGGAAGGAGTCTAATAACAAAGGCACAATTCCGATCCTTGTACTCTCGATCCTGCCGCTATTTCTGATAGGGGCTGGCCTAGCAAAATTAAAATGGCTGACAGAGGTAAAAAAACATCAGAAAAAGCTCATTCTTTTTTCAATCATAGCGTTTGGAGCCGGTTTACTTATAAAACTTCTCCCGTATTACGGATGGGAAGGATACAGCGCCGAATTCCTTCAGGACTTTTTCGGCGGCCCGTTGCTTGCGTCCGTCTATGGAAGCCTCACTGCATTGGCCGTCCATAATCATGCGGGCAGGGCTGGAGTTTTCGCAAGCGTCGGCCGGATGGCGATGACAAACTATTTGCTGCAGTCGATTGTTTCAACATTTATTTTTTACGGTTATGGAGCCGGGCTTTATGGCAGTATTTCGATCGTTACGGGAACTGGTTTAGCCGTGGCTATTTATATTGCTCAGGCTGCCATTAGCCGGTTCTGGCTGAAAAGGTTTCATTTTGGGCCTGTTGAATGGATTTGGAGGAGCATCACGTATATGAAGTTCCAAAGAATGCGAAAGGGGGAGCCGGCTTGA
- a CDS encoding DNA topology modulation protein, with the protein MKRIMIIGCGGAGKSTLAQQLGKKLGIKVYHLDSLFWKPGWVSTEREEFIQMQKEMMAEDEWIIDGNYGGTMDLRLEQADTIIFLHYSTIRCLYGIVKRRLQYHGKTRPDMGEECPERLDWEFVKWVAGYNRKKAPLVLEKLRKFCDKEILIFPHPSSVKTFLSEKI; encoded by the coding sequence TTGAAAAGAATTATGATTATCGGGTGCGGGGGAGCGGGGAAAAGCACTCTTGCACAGCAACTCGGGAAAAAGCTTGGTATAAAGGTCTATCATCTCGATTCGCTTTTTTGGAAACCGGGCTGGGTTTCAACCGAACGGGAAGAATTCATTCAGATGCAGAAAGAGATGATGGCTGAAGATGAATGGATCATTGATGGAAATTACGGAGGGACGATGGATCTTCGGCTTGAGCAAGCAGATACTATCATCTTTCTTCATTATTCAACAATCCGCTGCCTTTACGGAATAGTGAAGAGGAGGCTCCAATATCACGGCAAAACGAGGCCTGATATGGGGGAAGAATGCCCAGAGAGGCTCGATTGGGAATTTGTTAAATGGGTGGCGGGATACAACAGGAAGAAAGCACCCCTTGTGCTGGAGAAATTACGAAAATTTTGTGACAAAGAAATTTTAATATTTCCCCATCCTTCGTCAGTTAAAACGTTTTTAAGCGAAAAAATATAA
- a CDS encoding DUF192 domain-containing protein encodes MNLSNGTEIADSVARADSFLKRLKGLMFTKNLPAGHGLLIQPCQSIHSFFMNYPIDVVYLDGKDEIVGIDENFMPSQIGKIRREAASVLELPAGTIRNTDMKVGHCLSIK; translated from the coding sequence GTGAATCTGTCGAACGGGACGGAAATTGCAGATTCAGTCGCCAGAGCTGACAGCTTTTTGAAAAGGCTGAAGGGCCTGATGTTCACAAAAAATCTGCCCGCAGGACACGGCCTGCTCATACAGCCCTGCCAATCCATCCATTCATTCTTTATGAACTATCCGATCGATGTTGTGTACTTGGACGGAAAAGACGAAATCGTCGGCATTGATGAAAATTTCATGCCCTCACAGATTGGAAAGATCCGCCGTGAAGCCGCTTCGGTACTGGAGCTCCCGGCAGGAACCATCAGGAATACGGACATGAAAGTGGGACATTGTTTATCAATCAAATAA
- a CDS encoding Flp family type IVb pilin yields MTEKMKALLTEEQGQGMTEYGLVLGVIAIGVVAILATFKTQIVKMYQDVVKELTGTTTP; encoded by the coding sequence ATGACTGAAAAAATGAAAGCATTGTTAACAGAAGAACAAGGACAAGGTATGACTGAGTACGGTTTGGTATTGGGAGTTATCGCGATTGGGGTAGTTGCAATACTGGCAACTTTTAAAACACAAATCGTTAAAATGTATCAAGATGTTGTCAAAGAATTAACAGGTACTACTACACCATAA
- a CDS encoding A24 family peptidase: MINIIMLFLLLLICTITDIRERKIYNKVLFPFLVLAFVVNGIAGGWVGLVSAVIGTVVGLVILLIPYLMGGMGAGDVKLLAVIGALMGAKFVGLTAIYMALAGGVFALFIIAFRKSPKLLLKNMTFSLLGRFHGLKTPFIIDKESMKATYPYGVAIAAGAVIQVFRTGMLL, from the coding sequence ATGATAAATATAATAATGCTTTTCCTTCTGCTGCTCATCTGTACGATCACAGATATTAGGGAACGCAAAATATACAATAAAGTACTTTTCCCGTTCCTTGTGCTCGCCTTCGTTGTAAACGGAATAGCCGGAGGTTGGGTGGGACTAGTTTCCGCCGTCATCGGAACGGTGGTAGGTTTGGTGATATTGCTGATTCCATATCTAATGGGAGGAATGGGCGCAGGGGACGTAAAATTGCTAGCTGTCATCGGCGCGCTAATGGGCGCAAAGTTTGTCGGCCTTACAGCAATTTATATGGCCTTGGCTGGCGGGGTATTTGCCCTGTTCATTATCGCCTTTAGAAAAAGTCCAAAGCTGCTTTTGAAAAATATGACTTTTTCTTTATTAGGAAGGTTCCACGGATTAAAAACTCCCTTCATCATAGACAAAGAATCAATGAAAGCGACCTACCCATACGGTGTCGCCATCGCGGCAGGAGCGGTCATCCAGGTTTTTCGGACGGGTATGCTGCTATGA
- a CDS encoding TadE/TadG family type IV pilus assembly protein, whose product MRKDERGQSLVETALVLPLLLLLIVGILDFGRVTYSYAHLQMAAQETVRKGGLGKTDAEITAFAKNYVHLGDSSKLIVEISPPGSSRKSGDYVTVKLKYPLKLYTPILSNLFPSPLYAETDSTIRVE is encoded by the coding sequence ATGAGAAAAGACGAGCGCGGCCAGTCTTTAGTGGAAACGGCGCTTGTTTTGCCGCTATTACTTTTGCTAATTGTAGGGATTCTCGATTTCGGCCGTGTTACGTATTCCTATGCCCATTTGCAAATGGCAGCTCAGGAAACGGTCAGGAAAGGCGGCTTGGGGAAGACGGATGCCGAGATTACGGCTTTTGCCAAAAACTATGTGCACTTGGGAGATTCAAGCAAGCTGATAGTTGAGATAAGCCCTCCCGGATCGTCCAGAAAATCAGGCGATTATGTGACAGTGAAGCTGAAATACCCATTAAAATTATATACTCCAATATTATCAAACCTCTTTCCATCCCCGTTATATGCCGAAACTGATTCCACAATCCGTGTTGAATAA
- a CDS encoding pilus assembly protein TadG-related protein: MRKIHRDEKGSAIVLVALAMVALLCIAGLAIDGSMLYMTKSKLQKVANAAALSGAQELTNSGEKVTKVVNDILAAHKESDSFENLAILEGKKVHVALSKRMPLSFAGLLGYEFVDVKAAAAASIAPMGRAMGAAPLGIDQSIPLEYYKEYKLKTDSTGVSSGNFGVLALGGSGARTYEENLKFGYQEEIKVGDILSTETGNIAGKTISVVNELVKGCTYLPENIGDRNCSRIILIPVYEEYNKTSNQLKNVKVIGFAYFYITQPMSNNDTSITGMFIQRAGTGFYQEGSPDKGAYVIRLTE, translated from the coding sequence ATGAGAAAAATCCACCGGGATGAAAAAGGAAGTGCGATTGTGCTTGTGGCTCTTGCCATGGTCGCCCTGCTATGCATAGCGGGCCTCGCAATTGATGGCAGCATGCTTTATATGACCAAAAGCAAGCTCCAAAAAGTAGCGAATGCAGCAGCATTGTCCGGGGCCCAGGAGCTAACGAATTCAGGAGAAAAGGTAACGAAAGTCGTTAACGATATTTTAGCCGCCCATAAAGAATCGGATTCTTTTGAAAACCTGGCCATCCTAGAGGGGAAAAAAGTTCACGTGGCGCTTTCAAAAAGAATGCCACTGTCATTTGCCGGGCTGTTGGGTTATGAATTTGTGGATGTAAAAGCGGCTGCCGCGGCCTCCATCGCCCCAATGGGAAGAGCGATGGGCGCGGCCCCGCTTGGGATTGATCAAAGCATTCCGCTTGAATACTATAAGGAATACAAGCTGAAAACAGATTCAACCGGGGTTTCGAGCGGAAACTTCGGCGTGCTCGCTTTGGGCGGATCAGGGGCCAGAACCTATGAAGAAAATCTCAAGTTCGGATATCAGGAAGAGATTAAGGTAGGGGATATCCTGAGCACTGAAACAGGAAATATTGCCGGTAAAACGATCTCCGTTGTCAATGAATTGGTAAAGGGATGTACCTATCTGCCTGAAAACATTGGTGACAGGAATTGTTCGAGGATTATTCTTATTCCTGTATATGAAGAATACAACAAAACTTCCAATCAGCTGAAGAACGTGAAAGTTATCGGCTTTGCCTATTTTTATATTACACAGCCAATGAGCAACAACGACACATCCATAACCGGCATGTTCATACAAAGGGCGGGTACGGGTTTTTATCAAGAAGGAAGCCCGGATAAGGGAGCCTATGTCATCCGGTTAACAGAGTAG
- the cpaB gene encoding Flp pilus assembly protein CpaB produces the protein MRSKTIILMSLVMGLITTALFFQYMSKYDKKETASGASVPMEEVLMAKDVINKNEKITAEKLEVVKVPKESVTWQPLKTASEAEGKLAGAKIEKGEPIVAHRLLSQKEENIYVSLKVREGYRAVSVSVNLPQSVSNLIAAEDRVDVIYSKEDKEAKVDKPKVDTKMLLENARVLAVGKKIALPEDEKKEGEQTEEYTTVTLELTPQDASKLIHSTMEGSIHFILHTRPEMNDDGSPLDNENEG, from the coding sequence ATGCGTTCAAAGACAATCATACTGATGTCCCTTGTAATGGGTCTGATTACCACAGCGTTATTTTTCCAATACATGTCCAAATATGACAAAAAAGAAACTGCTTCCGGAGCGTCGGTTCCGATGGAAGAGGTATTGATGGCAAAAGACGTCATCAATAAAAATGAGAAAATCACAGCTGAGAAACTTGAGGTCGTGAAAGTTCCTAAGGAAAGTGTCACTTGGCAACCGTTAAAAACAGCTTCAGAAGCGGAAGGGAAGCTTGCTGGGGCTAAAATTGAAAAAGGCGAACCAATTGTCGCCCATCGCCTCCTTTCGCAAAAGGAAGAAAATATCTATGTTTCCCTTAAAGTAAGGGAAGGATATCGGGCGGTCTCAGTTTCGGTGAACCTACCCCAATCCGTATCCAATCTTATTGCAGCTGAAGACAGAGTCGATGTGATTTATTCCAAGGAAGACAAGGAAGCAAAAGTGGATAAACCGAAAGTGGATACGAAAATGCTTCTGGAAAATGCAAGAGTGCTGGCAGTTGGCAAAAAAATCGCTCTTCCAGAGGATGAAAAGAAAGAAGGGGAACAGACGGAGGAGTACACAACTGTCACTCTTGAATTGACTCCGCAGGATGCCTCTAAACTCATTCATTCTACAATGGAAGGAAGCATTCACTTTATCCTTCATACAAGGCCTGAGATGAATGATGACGGAAGCCCATTGGATAATGAAAACGAAGGCTAA
- a CDS encoding AAA family ATPase: MTTSEKNSPETRGRMIAVCSAKGGIGRTILSVNLAVSLSKRNNSVAILDGDFQFGDVSLAMDLQHTFTIKEAMEGIQSLDEYRLEEYMSSHPSGVRVLPAPDRPEFADLLTKEAVSKMVDFLLARNDFVVCDTGAGLNEHTLNLIEMADEILVIATLEMAAMKNTKLLLETLGILGLRDKVRVVLNRANMESVIKAEDGAKILGEETPIFIPNDFQICSKSLNMGTPFVASRSKSEIAKSVFKMAEMIASNKPGTSSVKKKGKSFSLLPWGRKKGGAVK; this comes from the coding sequence ATGACAACTTCAGAAAAAAACTCTCCGGAAACCCGTGGCCGGATGATAGCCGTTTGCAGTGCCAAGGGCGGTATTGGCCGCACGATCCTTTCAGTCAATCTAGCTGTCTCCTTATCCAAACGAAACAACTCTGTTGCCATCCTGGACGGGGATTTTCAATTCGGGGATGTTTCCCTTGCCATGGACCTTCAGCATACATTCACCATCAAGGAGGCCATGGAAGGCATACAATCACTTGATGAATACAGGCTGGAAGAATATATGAGCAGCCATCCAAGCGGCGTAAGGGTTTTGCCGGCACCGGACCGGCCGGAATTTGCCGACCTGCTTACTAAGGAAGCCGTGTCAAAGATGGTTGATTTCCTGTTGGCGAGAAATGATTTTGTCGTCTGTGACACAGGAGCCGGCCTGAATGAGCACACGCTTAATTTGATTGAAATGGCGGATGAAATTTTGGTCATAGCCACCCTTGAAATGGCTGCGATGAAAAATACGAAATTGTTACTTGAGACTCTGGGAATCCTTGGCTTGCGCGATAAAGTAAGAGTTGTCTTGAACCGGGCGAATATGGAAAGTGTCATTAAGGCAGAGGATGGGGCGAAAATTCTTGGAGAAGAAACGCCGATCTTTATTCCAAATGACTTTCAAATATGTTCCAAGTCTTTGAACATGGGTACTCCATTCGTGGCTAGCCGCTCCAAATCAGAGATAGCTAAATCAGTTTTCAAAATGGCCGAAATGATCGCTTCAAACAAACCGGGAACGTCATCTGTTAAAAAGAAGGGGAAATCTTTTTCCTTGCTGCCGTGGGGAAGAAAAAAAGGGGGAGCTGTTAAATGA
- a CDS encoding CpaF family protein, which produces MKLLDRINQKNQPAGVSLPQKQGLVQAPVEENPKSPEAESTIKPRMEKTEPQKPIELPKEQTIQPIRKKQSDKQQELKSVLHKRILNELKDEEVDAIIPKLDGMAMEAIKDDDSFRGLVDRKLVVEELINDLTGFGPINPLLLDEEVSEVMVNGPNQVYCERKGKLILTDIKFRDNEHVMNVIEKIVAPIGRRIDESSPMVDARLPDGSRVNAIIPPLALNGPTITIRKFSKDPFQIEDLINFGTITKEMAVFLDACVKARLNIFVSGGTGSGKTTTLNVLSNFIPNDERIVTIEDAAELQLGQDHVVSLESRPPNIEGKGAITIRDLVRNSLRMRPDRVVIGEVRGAEALDMLQAMNTGHDGSLATGHSNSPRDMISRLETMVLLGGVELPIKAIREQISGALDLIIQQSRLKDGSRKITNITEVQGMEGDVIVLQDIFVYEQMGLNDAGKYIGRLVPTGVRPKFYERLENSGIHIPPSVFIEREG; this is translated from the coding sequence ATGAAGCTGCTGGATCGCATCAATCAAAAAAACCAACCAGCTGGAGTCTCCCTCCCGCAAAAGCAGGGACTTGTTCAGGCTCCGGTTGAGGAAAACCCTAAATCCCCGGAGGCTGAATCAACGATTAAACCCCGGATGGAAAAAACAGAACCCCAAAAGCCAATTGAATTACCCAAAGAGCAAACTATCCAACCAATCCGCAAGAAGCAGTCCGATAAACAGCAGGAGCTGAAAAGTGTCCTGCATAAACGGATCCTGAATGAATTGAAGGATGAAGAAGTTGATGCTATCATCCCGAAGCTTGATGGAATGGCCATGGAAGCAATAAAAGACGACGATTCGTTCCGCGGGCTTGTTGACAGGAAATTAGTCGTGGAGGAATTGATTAATGATTTAACTGGGTTTGGTCCGATCAATCCGCTCCTTCTTGACGAAGAAGTTTCAGAAGTCATGGTTAACGGGCCGAATCAGGTCTATTGCGAGCGAAAAGGGAAGCTGATTTTGACGGACATCAAATTTCGCGACAATGAGCATGTCATGAATGTGATTGAGAAAATAGTCGCCCCCATCGGCAGAAGGATCGATGAAAGTTCACCGATGGTCGATGCGCGCCTGCCCGACGGATCAAGGGTGAATGCGATCATTCCGCCACTCGCGCTCAACGGGCCGACGATTACAATCCGAAAGTTTTCAAAAGATCCTTTCCAAATAGAGGATCTCATTAATTTCGGGACCATCACAAAGGAAATGGCCGTCTTTCTTGATGCCTGTGTAAAAGCTAGGTTGAATATTTTTGTCAGCGGAGGAACGGGATCGGGTAAGACGACAACCTTGAACGTACTCTCTAATTTTATCCCGAATGACGAGCGGATCGTTACGATTGAGGATGCCGCTGAGCTGCAGCTCGGACAGGACCATGTTGTCTCATTGGAATCCAGGCCGCCGAATATTGAAGGAAAAGGCGCGATAACAATTCGGGACCTGGTAAGAAATTCGCTCCGGATGCGCCCAGACCGTGTTGTCATCGGAGAGGTCCGCGGAGCCGAAGCACTGGACATGCTGCAAGCGATGAATACCGGCCATGACGGTTCTCTGGCTACCGGCCACTCGAACTCACCGAGGGATATGATTTCCAGGCTTGAAACAATGGTCCTCCTTGGCGGGGTTGAGCTTCCGATCAAAGCAATCCGGGAACAGATTTCCGGAGCGCTGGATCTGATTATCCAGCAATCAAGGCTTAAGGACGGGTCAAGAAAGATAACAAATATTACCGAAGTCCAGGGAATGGAAGGGGACGTCATTGTCCTCCAGGATATATTCGTGTATGAACAGATGGGCCTCAATGATGCGGGTAAATATATTGGAAGATTAGTACCGACGGGAGTCAGGCCGAAATTTTATGAACGGCTTGAGAATTCGGGTATTCATATTCCTCCGAGTGTATTCATTGAAAGGGAGGGATGA
- a CDS encoding type II secretion system F family protein, translating to MIVKLLLLALILFTSYLLFWGLFKSIFSRTRKIEQRMERYLAAPENIEMTEKDVDLFARYAAARKTLTKKLVTKKKNNKLETMLARSGVPLKPDEYVTFQWIATGFFGILMVLLFTHWLWAVPGAILGYLLPGFILKKKEKERVEKFNEGLADMISTIIGSLRAGFSFPQALKSVAEESGSPIKEEIESVIKSMQYGSSIEEALNELKERMPSDDLDLMIQAILIQRQVGGNLATVLEKIVETIRDRTRIQRQIKTLTAQGRMSGMVIALLPFFLGIALFFIQPEFISSLFTHPVGLGMVGAGVISSVIGFIFIRKITQIEV from the coding sequence ATGATCGTGAAACTGCTCCTTCTTGCCCTAATTCTTTTTACTTCCTATTTATTATTCTGGGGGCTGTTTAAAAGCATCTTTTCCCGGACCCGAAAGATTGAACAAAGAATGGAACGATATCTCGCCGCTCCTGAAAATATAGAAATGACCGAAAAGGATGTTGATTTATTCGCTCGCTATGCGGCGGCCCGTAAGACCCTCACGAAAAAGCTTGTTACAAAAAAGAAGAACAACAAGCTGGAAACGATGTTGGCGAGGTCAGGAGTGCCGCTCAAACCTGATGAATATGTCACTTTCCAATGGATTGCGACTGGGTTTTTCGGCATTTTGATGGTCCTGTTGTTTACCCACTGGTTATGGGCAGTGCCAGGGGCTATCCTCGGTTACTTGTTGCCAGGGTTCATTTTGAAAAAGAAAGAAAAAGAGCGCGTTGAAAAGTTTAATGAAGGGCTTGCGGATATGATTTCTACCATCATCGGCTCCCTAAGGGCTGGATTCAGTTTTCCGCAGGCGCTGAAATCAGTAGCCGAGGAATCGGGTTCCCCCATAAAGGAAGAAATCGAGTCGGTCATCAAATCCATGCAATATGGAAGCAGCATTGAAGAAGCCTTGAATGAATTAAAGGAACGAATGCCAAGTGACGACCTGGATTTAATGATTCAGGCAATCCTCATCCAGCGGCAGGTTGGCGGAAATTTGGCGACGGTCCTTGAAAAAATTGTTGAAACTATCCGGGATCGCACGAGAATTCAGCGCCAGATTAAGACTCTGACCGCCCAGGGGCGTATGTCAGGCATGGTCATTGCCCTGCTCCCGTTTTTCCTTGGCATAGCCCTCTTTTTTATCCAGCCGGAATTCATTTCTTCCTTGTTTACACATCCGGTAGGATTGGGGATGGTAGGAGCGGGCGTCATTTCAAGCGTTATTGGCTTTATTTTCATTAGGAAAATAACGCAGATTGAGGTGTAA